A genomic stretch from Acetobacter ascendens includes:
- a CDS encoding IS1380-like element IS1380A family transposase has product MQTECSAGAYEFPASCGRRVVARFDGGRMSSDGGVILVKQADDILGLSRRFAACFRDKRHPGFVEYRVEDLVRQRIMGLALGYEDLNDHDALRHDLIFGLASGRLSGGRANCAALAGKSTLNRLERSGHKADRYCRIIADHEALATLFVTLFLDQHEHAPARIVLDVDATDDRIHGHQEGRAFHGYYGHNCYLPLYVFCGDHLLSATLRTADRDPGKEALADIRRIVEQIRSRWPRVRILVRGDSGFARDSLMTWCEDNHVDFLFGLAGNTRLYDRIASLSAEVRDEAATTGRAARGFASFDWITKDSWTRRRRVVAKAEWRHGNRYHRFIVTTLPQGMSDPRHLYEQIYCARGDMENRIKECQMDLFSDRTSSHTIRANQLRLWFSAAAYVLLTALQRLALGQTSLETATCGTIRARLLKIATRVTLSVRRIVLSMPDMFPCQHEFALAHARLRRLRQAI; this is encoded by the coding sequence ATGCAGACAGAGTGTAGCGCAGGCGCGTATGAATTTCCAGCCTCCTGTGGACGGCGTGTTGTGGCCCGTTTTGACGGGGGTCGCATGAGTTCGGATGGGGGCGTCATTCTGGTGAAGCAGGCTGATGACATTCTGGGTCTCAGCCGCCGCTTTGCTGCCTGTTTTCGCGATAAGCGGCATCCCGGCTTTGTGGAGTACCGGGTTGAAGACCTTGTCCGTCAGCGGATCATGGGCCTGGCACTGGGCTATGAAGACCTTAATGATCACGATGCCCTGCGGCATGATCTGATCTTTGGTCTGGCTTCGGGCCGTCTGTCAGGAGGCCGGGCAAACTGCGCAGCATTGGCTGGCAAATCTACACTGAACCGGTTGGAGCGCAGTGGGCATAAGGCAGATCGTTACTGTCGGATCATTGCTGATCATGAGGCCCTGGCTACCCTGTTCGTCACGCTCTTCCTTGACCAGCATGAGCACGCACCCGCCCGGATCGTTCTGGATGTGGATGCCACCGATGACCGTATCCATGGCCATCAGGAAGGCCGGGCCTTTCATGGATATTACGGCCATAACTGCTATCTTCCCCTGTATGTCTTCTGCGGGGACCATCTCCTCAGCGCTACCCTGCGCACGGCAGACAGGGACCCGGGGAAGGAAGCACTGGCAGACATCCGCCGGATCGTGGAGCAGATCAGGAGCCGCTGGCCCCGGGTGCGTATCCTGGTGCGTGGGGACAGCGGTTTCGCCCGGGACAGTCTGATGACATGGTGCGAAGACAACCACGTTGACTTCCTGTTTGGGCTTGCAGGCAACACCCGCCTGTATGACCGGATTGCCTCTTTGTCCGCTGAGGTTCGTGACGAAGCCGCCACGACAGGCAGAGCTGCGCGCGGTTTCGCCTCCTTTGACTGGATCACAAAGGACAGCTGGACGCGCCGCAGGCGGGTCGTGGCCAAGGCCGAATGGCGCCACGGCAACCGCTATCATCGCTTTATTGTCACCACGCTACCGCAGGGAATGTCCGACCCCCGCCATCTCTACGAACAGATTTACTGCGCACGCGGGGATATGGAAAACCGCATCAAGGAATGCCAGATGGATCTGTTCTCAGACAGGACCTCGTCCCACACCATCCGGGCCAACCAGCTCCGGCTGTGGTTCTCGGCCGCAGCCTATGTCCTGCTGACCGCTCTGCAAAGACTGGCCCTTGGCCAGACCAGCCTGGAGACGGCGACCTGTGGCACCATACGCGCACGACTGCTCAAAATCGCGACACGTGTAACGCTCAGCGTCCGTCGGATTGTCCTGTCCATGCCGGACATGTTCCCCTGTCAGCATGAATTCGCCCTCGCTCATGCACGATTGCGAAGGCTCCGGCAGGCCATCTGA
- a CDS encoding ABC-F family ATP-binding cassette domain-containing protein, which yields MIRLDTISKYNGHRVIFVDASASLQKGEKIGLVGPNGAGKTTLFRLITGEEEPDDGNVLIDRGITIGFFNQDVGEMAGRSAVAEVMNGAGPVAEVGAELAELEAALADPERLDELDTILERFGEVQGRFEELGGYALDGRAREVLHGLGFSQEMMDGDVGRLSGGWKMRVALGRILLMKPDVMLLDEPSNHLDLESLIWLEQFLAGYDGALLMTSHDRAFMNRVINKVIEIDGGVLTSFSGDYEFYEQQCALNEKQQQAQFERQQAMLTKEVAFIERFKARASHAAQVQSRVKKLDKIDRIEPPKRRQTLSFTFPPAPRSGDAVVNLRGVDKAYGSRVIYKNLDLLIRRQERCCVLGINGAGKSTLLKLVTGSTEPDAGTVTLGGSVKMGYFAQHAMDLLDGGRTIFETLNDAFPLASQGSLRSLAGSFGFSGDDIDKLCRVLSGGEKARLVLALMLFDPPNFLVLDEPTNHLDIATKEMLITALADYEGTMLFVSHDRHFLAALSNRVLELTPEGLHRYDGGYTEYVARTGREAPGLHE from the coding sequence ATGATCCGTCTTGACACTATCAGCAAGTATAATGGCCATCGCGTCATTTTTGTCGATGCCTCAGCTTCGCTCCAAAAAGGTGAGAAAATCGGGCTTGTTGGGCCAAATGGTGCAGGTAAGACAACGCTGTTTCGCCTTATTACAGGAGAGGAAGAACCCGACGATGGGAATGTTCTGATTGATCGTGGCATTACCATCGGTTTCTTCAATCAGGATGTAGGGGAGATGGCAGGCCGCAGCGCCGTGGCAGAGGTTATGAACGGTGCTGGCCCCGTTGCTGAGGTTGGGGCTGAACTGGCCGAGCTAGAAGCTGCGTTGGCAGATCCAGAACGTTTGGATGAACTCGACACCATTCTGGAACGATTTGGCGAAGTGCAAGGGCGTTTTGAGGAATTGGGCGGCTATGCGCTAGATGGCCGCGCGCGTGAAGTTTTGCACGGGCTGGGCTTTAGCCAGGAAATGATGGATGGAGATGTGGGCCGTCTGTCTGGCGGGTGGAAAATGCGTGTAGCACTTGGGCGTATCTTGTTGATGAAGCCAGACGTCATGCTGCTGGATGAGCCGAGCAACCATCTTGATTTGGAAAGCTTGATCTGGCTGGAGCAATTTCTGGCTGGTTATGATGGTGCCTTGCTGATGACATCACATGACCGAGCCTTCATGAACCGCGTTATCAATAAAGTAATTGAAATTGATGGCGGTGTGCTGACCAGTTTTTCAGGTGATTACGAGTTTTATGAACAGCAATGCGCCTTAAACGAAAAGCAGCAGCAGGCTCAGTTTGAGCGTCAACAGGCCATGCTGACTAAGGAAGTGGCGTTTATTGAGCGTTTCAAGGCGCGCGCTTCTCATGCAGCACAAGTGCAGAGCCGCGTTAAGAAATTAGATAAAATTGATCGTATTGAGCCTCCAAAACGCCGCCAAACGCTTTCCTTCACTTTTCCTCCGGCTCCACGCTCAGGTGATGCTGTTGTTAATTTGCGTGGCGTGGATAAAGCATATGGTAGCCGGGTGATTTATAAAAACCTTGATCTGTTGATCCGCCGGCAAGAGCGCTGCTGCGTGCTGGGTATCAACGGGGCAGGGAAATCAACTCTGTTGAAGCTTGTTACCGGAAGCACAGAACCGGATGCTGGTACGGTTACCCTCGGTGGTAGCGTCAAAATGGGATATTTTGCGCAGCATGCCATGGATTTGTTGGATGGTGGCCGTACTATTTTTGAAACCCTGAACGATGCTTTCCCGCTTGCATCTCAAGGATCACTACGTTCATTGGCGGGCAGTTTTGGCTTTTCTGGTGACGATATTGATAAACTATGCCGCGTTCTTTCCGGGGGTGAAAAAGCACGTTTGGTTTTGGCTCTGATGTTGTTCGATCCACCGAACTTTCTGGTGCTTGATGAACCAACGAACCATCTTGATATCGCTACCAAGGAAATGTTGATCACAGCTTTGGCCGACTATGAAGGTACAATGCTTTTTGTTTCCCATGATCGTCACTTTCTAGCAGCTCTTTCCAACCGAGTTCTGGAACTTACTCCAGAAGGGCTTCATCGCTACGATGGTGGATATACAGAATACGTTGCCCGAACCGGACGTGAAGCTCCGGGACTTCATGAATGA
- a CDS encoding substrate-binding domain-containing protein has translation MLQDPIVRSVAKIKKTHPSLNLTLEYASRQQLLSGLAANHYDFVFVNLADIPPNQRFGIQKLGTEQYVVATTKETFSILDVLEKWEEFSAGIWVIPISGMAMRDRFDSVLAARGLSLPSRRIEINSVVGGERIVALADAFTLLPLTMLKELGRDIIDPETKLRFLPEMQLEVGMVYLQDTQLSAAAQYASDFIVNKITKTI, from the coding sequence TTGTTGCAGGACCCAATTGTAAGAAGCGTTGCCAAAATAAAAAAGACACATCCCAGCCTGAATTTGACACTTGAATATGCATCGCGCCAGCAGCTTTTGTCTGGATTGGCCGCGAACCACTATGATTTTGTTTTTGTAAATCTTGCAGATATTCCGCCAAATCAGCGTTTTGGTATCCAGAAATTGGGTACGGAACAATATGTTGTTGCAACAACAAAAGAAACTTTTTCAATCCTTGATGTTCTTGAAAAATGGGAGGAATTTTCTGCTGGAATATGGGTTATTCCTATATCCGGCATGGCCATGAGAGATCGGTTTGATAGTGTTTTGGCTGCAAGAGGGCTTTCTCTTCCTTCGCGACGTATCGAAATAAATTCTGTTGTGGGGGGGGAAAGGATAGTAGCTCTTGCAGATGCATTTACCCTGCTACCTTTGACAATGCTCAAGGAGCTTGGTCGAGATATTATTGATCCCGAAACAAAGTTACGATTTTTGCCTGAGATGCAGTTAGAGGTAGGAATGGTCTATTTACAGGACACGCAACTGAGCGCAGCAGCGCAATATGCGAGTGATTTTATAGTTAACAAAATAACAAAAACAATTTAA
- a CDS encoding IS1380-like element IS1380A family transposase has protein sequence MQTECSAGVYEFPASCGRRVVARFDGGRMSSDGGVILVKQADDILGLSRRFAACFRDKRHPAFVEYRVEDLVRQRIMGLALGYEDLNDHDALRHDLIFGLASGRLSGGRANCAALAGKSTLNRLERSGQQADRYCRIIADHEALATLFVTLFMDQHERAPARIVLDVDATDDRIHGHQEGRAFHGYYGHNCYLPLYVFCGDHLLSATLRTADRDPRKEALADIRRIVEQIRSRWPRVRILVRGDSGFARDSLMTWCEDNHVDFLFGLAGNTRLYDRIASLSAEVRDEAATTGKAARGFASFDWITKDSWTRRRRVVAKAEWRHGNRYHRFIVTTLPQGMSDPRHLYEQIYCARGDMENRIKECQMDLFSDRTSSHTIRANQLRLWFSAAAYVLLTALQRLALGQTSLETATCGTIRARLLKIATRVTLSVRRIVLSMPDMFPCQHEFALAHARLRRLRQAI, from the coding sequence ATGCAGACAGAGTGTAGCGCAGGCGTGTATGAGTTTCCAGCCTCCTGTGGACGGCGTGTTGTGGCCCGTTTTGACGGGGGTCGCATGAGTTCGGATGGGGGCGTCATTCTGGTGAAGCAGGCTGATGACATTCTGGGTCTCAGCCGCCGCTTTGCTGCCTGTTTTCGCGATAAGCGGCATCCTGCCTTTGTGGAATACCGGGTTGAAGACCTTGTCCGTCAGCGGATCATGGGCCTGGCACTGGGCTATGAAGATCTCAATGATCACGATGCCCTGCGGCATGATCTGATCTTTGGTCTGGCCTCGGGCCGTCTGTCAGGAGGCCGGGCAAACTGCGCAGCATTGGCTGGCAAATCCACGCTGAACCGGCTAGAGCGCAGTGGGCAGCAGGCAGATCGTTACTGCCGCATCATTGCTGATCATGAGGCCCTGGCTACCCTGTTCGTGACGCTTTTCATGGACCAGCATGAGCGCGCACCCGCCCGGATCGTTCTGGATGTGGATGCCACCGATGACCGTATCCATGGCCATCAGGAAGGCCGGGCCTTTCATGGATATTACGGCCATAACTGCTATCTTCCCCTGTATGTCTTCTGCGGGGACCATCTCCTCAGCGCTACCCTGCGCACGGCAGACAGGGACCCGAGGAAGGAAGCACTGGCAGACATCCGCCGGATCGTGGAGCAGATCAGGAGCCGCTGGCCCCGGGTGCGTATCCTGGTGCGTGGGGACAGCGGTTTCGCCCGGGACAGTCTGATGACATGGTGCGAAGACAACCACGTTGACTTCCTGTTCGGGCTTGCAGGCAACACCCGCCTGTATGACCGGATTGCCTCTTTGTCCGCTGAGGTTCGTGACGAAGCCGCCACGACAGGCAAAGCGGCGCGCGGCTTTGCCTCCTTTGACTGGATCACAAAGGACAGCTGGACGCGCCGCAGGCGGGTCGTGGCCAAGGCCGAATGGCGCCACGGCAACCGCTATCATCGCTTTATTGTCACCACGCTACCGCAGGGAATGTCCGACCCCCGCCATCTCTACGAACAGATTTACTGCGCACGCGGGGATATGGAAAACCGCATCAAGGAATGCCAGATGGATCTGTTCTCAGACAGGACCTCGTCCCACACCATCCGGGCCAACCAGCTCCGGCTGTGGTTCTCGGCCGCAGCCTATGTCCTGCTGACCGCTCTGCAAAGACTGGCCCTTGGCCAGACCAGCCTGGAGACGGCGACCTGTGGCACCATACGCGCACGACTGCTCAAAATCGCGACACGTGTAACGCTCAGCGTCCGTCGGATTGTCCTGTCCATGCCGGACATGTTCCCCTGTCAGCATGAATTCGCCCTCGCTCATGCACGATTGCGAAGGCTCCGGCAGGCCATCTGA
- a CDS encoding IS110 family RNA-guided transposase, translated as MKDTVIGVDLAKNIFQVHVASRAGEVMFRKKLRRQQFMQFMATQPPALVVLEACGSAHYWARELAGAGHEVRLIAPQYVKPFVKRQKNDAADAEAIVIAARQPEMRFVEPRTEAQQARGVLFRARQRLVHQRTELVNALRAVLYEFGLVVPQGIAHIRHIEALLDEAVLPEAVKQECLDLLRQISEQSVRIDVRTKKIRMLAQESENTCRLQSMPGVGPLTALAIEAFAPDLQSFRRGRDFAAWLGLVPRQFSSGGKERLGKISKAGQADIRRLLIMGAMTQVNWASRKAPAPGSWLARMLARKPRMLVAIALANRMARAIWAMATKQEDYRDPALSVAA; from the coding sequence ATGAAGGATACAGTGATAGGCGTTGATCTGGCAAAGAACATTTTCCAGGTTCATGTAGCTTCGCGTGCGGGCGAGGTGATGTTTCGCAAAAAGCTGCGTCGTCAGCAGTTTATGCAGTTCATGGCCACGCAGCCGCCTGCTCTGGTCGTTCTTGAAGCGTGCGGGAGCGCGCATTACTGGGCTCGCGAACTGGCAGGAGCTGGTCACGAGGTCAGACTGATCGCTCCGCAGTATGTGAAGCCTTTCGTGAAGCGCCAGAAGAACGATGCTGCTGATGCGGAAGCGATCGTCATTGCGGCCCGTCAGCCGGAAATGCGCTTTGTCGAACCACGCACTGAAGCGCAGCAGGCGCGTGGCGTTCTTTTCCGGGCCCGGCAGCGTCTGGTGCACCAGCGCACGGAACTGGTGAATGCCCTGCGTGCCGTTCTGTATGAATTCGGTCTCGTCGTGCCACAGGGGATTGCGCATATCAGACACATTGAAGCATTGCTGGATGAGGCGGTTCTGCCAGAGGCTGTGAAGCAGGAATGCCTTGATCTGCTGCGACAGATTTCGGAGCAGAGTGTGCGGATTGATGTCAGAACAAAGAAGATCAGGATGCTTGCCCAGGAAAGTGAAAACACCTGCAGATTGCAGAGCATGCCTGGAGTGGGTCCTCTGACCGCTCTTGCGATTGAAGCTTTTGCGCCTGACCTGCAGAGCTTCCGGCGCGGGCGCGACTTTGCTGCGTGGCTGGGGCTGGTGCCCCGTCAGTTCTCATCTGGCGGAAAGGAAAGGCTGGGGAAGATATCAAAAGCCGGGCAGGCTGATATCCGCAGGCTTCTCATCATGGGCGCCATGACCCAGGTGAACTGGGCCAGCCGTAAGGCCCCTGCACCGGGAAGCTGGCTGGCACGGATGCTGGCCCGCAAGCCCCGTATGCTGGTAGCCATTGCGCTGGCCAACAGGATGGCACGAGCCATCTGGGCCATGGCAACAAAACAGGAGGATTATCGGGATCCGGCCCTGTCCGTGGCAGCCTGA
- a CDS encoding IS110 family RNA-guided transposase: MDTSKSVFQLHGVNAKEQPVLRRKLSRREMVKFFEKLPPIEIAIEACGASHYWGRVLSCLGHTVKLIAPQLVKPYVKRGKNDAADAEALCEAMSRPTMRFVPLKSEEEQAALMLIGMRARLIRNRTQLANTIRGYAAEFGITAPKGMCRIEALLDRIAADESLPTLTRELFALHAKEYAELQGEIEQLEGKVMAWHRANECSQRLAKIPGVGPIGAALLMMKTPDPHLFKSGRAFAAWIGLTPRDHSTGGKTRLGRITRAGDEVLRSTLVVGATAVVSHARRTNGKNASSWLRELLERKKPKLAAVALANKIARIAWKLMVSGEHYKRLLQQPGAAAV; the protein is encoded by the coding sequence ATGGACACGTCAAAAAGTGTTTTCCAATTGCACGGTGTAAACGCGAAGGAGCAGCCTGTTTTGCGCAGGAAGCTATCCCGCCGGGAGATGGTAAAGTTTTTTGAGAAACTGCCCCCGATTGAAATCGCGATTGAGGCCTGTGGCGCCTCCCATTACTGGGGGCGGGTGCTCTCGTGTCTGGGACACACAGTGAAGCTGATCGCGCCGCAGCTCGTGAAGCCTTATGTCAAGCGCGGGAAAAACGATGCCGCCGACGCGGAAGCCCTCTGTGAAGCGATGAGTCGGCCTACAATGCGGTTCGTCCCGCTCAAGAGCGAGGAAGAGCAGGCAGCGTTGATGCTGATTGGAATGCGGGCACGACTTATCCGGAACCGCACACAGCTCGCCAATACGATCCGGGGATATGCTGCCGAGTTTGGGATCACGGCGCCCAAAGGCATGTGCCGGATTGAGGCACTCCTTGATCGGATCGCTGCGGACGAAAGCCTGCCCACATTGACGCGCGAGTTGTTTGCCCTTCACGCAAAGGAATATGCTGAATTGCAAGGTGAAATCGAACAGCTTGAGGGCAAGGTGATGGCATGGCACCGCGCCAACGAATGCAGTCAGCGTCTTGCGAAAATTCCGGGCGTTGGCCCGATCGGCGCAGCGCTGCTGATGATGAAAACGCCTGATCCGCATCTGTTCAAATCGGGTCGAGCCTTTGCGGCCTGGATCGGATTGACGCCCAGGGATCACTCAACCGGTGGAAAAACAAGGCTTGGCAGAATCACACGCGCTGGCGATGAGGTCTTGCGAAGCACGCTGGTGGTTGGCGCGACCGCAGTCGTGTCGCATGCCCGGCGGACCAATGGGAAGAATGCCTCATCTTGGTTACGTGAATTGCTGGAGCGCAAAAAACCGAAACTCGCAGCGGTGGCCCTTGCCAATAAGATTGCGCGGATTGCCTGGAAACTGATGGTCAGCGGCGAACACTATAAGCGCCTTCTGCAGCAACCCGGCGCAGCTGCTGTTTGA
- a CDS encoding LysR family transcriptional regulator: MMKVAKLPDLRIHMKLRHFRLVEMLVATKSIRLAAERLNITPAAVSKSCLELENILGMKLFIRNKGGLIPDPICERFIIAGRRIDSELKNLTADIMLYEESFHGSVRIGFQATLSRISSVMGWTAPNGIAMCQGEVVAEFTEEATHGTNYPYWHGHVKKCFPIARCKREGAACFAQEAIPPGDGKVF; this comes from the coding sequence ATGATGAAGGTGGCTAAACTGCCTGACCTACGCATACATATGAAATTACGCCATTTTCGGCTGGTAGAAATGCTGGTTGCAACCAAAAGCATTCGCCTGGCTGCAGAGCGTCTTAATATCACGCCAGCTGCTGTTTCAAAATCTTGCCTGGAATTAGAAAATATTCTGGGTATGAAACTTTTTATTAGAAACAAAGGAGGTCTGATTCCAGATCCTATTTGTGAACGCTTTATTATTGCAGGCAGAAGAATTGATTCCGAACTCAAAAACCTTACAGCCGACATTATGCTGTATGAAGAAAGTTTTCATGGAAGTGTAAGAATTGGCTTTCAAGCAACATTGTCGCGGATTTCTTCTGTGATGGGGTGGACGGCTCCCAACGGCATCGCGATGTGCCAAGGTGAAGTCGTTGCAGAATTCACAGAGGAGGCCACCCATGGAACAAATTATCCGTATTGGCATGGACACGTCAAAAAGTGTTTTCCAATTGCACGGTGTAAACGCGAAGGAGCAGCCTGTTTTGCGCAGGAAGCTATCCCGCCGGGAGATGGTAAAGTTTTTTGA
- a CDS encoding IS5 family transposase (programmed frameshift), with product MRRYSLRDDQWERIKDLLPGREGYVGGTAVNNRLFVEAVLYRYRAGIPWRDLPARFGDWKNVHRRLRRWCESGVIERIFRYLAADYDNEYMMIDSTIVRAHQHSAGALKKGARNQAIGRSRGGLTTKIHAICDALGNPVELGITPGQDADITQAEPLLENIEPDAFLADKAYDADRLIDRLIQRGITPVIPPKRNRTTRRKTDFSLYRERNLVERFFNKLKQFRAIATRYDKLKSTFLAAVQFASIIILLN from the exons ATGCGGCGCTATAGTTTACGCGATGACCAGTGGGAGCGGATAAAGGATCTTCTTCCTGGTCGAGAAGGCTATGTCGGCGGCACTGCGGTGAACAACCGTCTGTTCGTGGAGGCGGTGCTGTATCGCTATCGCGCGGGTATTCCATGGCGCGACCTTCCTGCCCGTTTCGGTGACTGGAAAAACGTGCACCGGCGTCTGCGCCGCTGGTGTGAAAGCGGCGTCATCGAACGGATATTTCGTTATCTGGCCGCTGATTACGACAACGAATACATGATGATCGACAGCACAATTGTCCGAGCGCATCAGCATAGTGCCGGAGCTCTCAAAAAAGGGGCACGGA ATCAGGCCATCGGACGATCACGAGGCGGGCTAACTACAAAGATCCATGCCATCTGCGACGCTCTGGGCAATCCAGTGGAACTCGGCATCACACCGGGACAGGATGCCGATATCACCCAGGCAGAACCACTTCTGGAAAACATCGAACCGGATGCTTTCCTTGCGGACAAGGCGTATGACGCGGACAGGTTGATCGATCGGCTGATACAGCGCGGGATTACCCCGGTCATCCCGCCAAAACGCAACAGAACGACACGACGGAAAACCGATTTTTCTCTCTACCGCGAACGGAACCTTGTTGAGAGGTTCTTCAATAAACTCAAGCAGTTTCGCGCTATCGCAACCCGCTACGATAAACTGAAATCGACCTTCCTCGCAGCCGTGCAGTTCGCCTCAATCATCATCCTGCTTAACTGA
- a CDS encoding AIDA repeat-containing protein, translated as MVSSGAGVGVGVYGSASNTTVSGGGVIEITSGGTATGGTINGGSAYVDANGVLNSATVENSGLAVVSAGASANNVTVETNGSLAVNSGAVASGTIVSSNGGLAVAGTASNTTVNNSGVIEITSGGTATGTTVNSGGNVYADANSILGTTTVANGGQISAARA; from the coding sequence GTGGTTTCCAGCGGTGCTGGTGTAGGTGTAGGTGTTTACGGCTCGGCTTCTAACACAACTGTTAGTGGCGGCGGTGTTATAGAAATTACCTCCGGCGGCACAGCCACAGGCGGTACCATCAATGGTGGCTCTGCCTATGTTGATGCAAATGGTGTTCTGAACTCAGCGACAGTTGAAAACAGTGGCCTGGCAGTCGTGAGTGCTGGGGCTTCCGCCAACAATGTTACGGTGGAAACAAATGGTTCCCTCGCTGTAAACAGTGGTGCCGTTGCGTCCGGCACGATCGTGTCCAGCAATGGGGGGCTGGCTGTCGCTGGCACGGCTTCCAACACAACCGTTAATAACAGCGGTGTTATAGAAATTACCTCCGGCGGCACAGCCACAGGCACGACCGTTAATAGCGGTGGTAATGTTTATGCAGATGCCAACAGCATTCTGGGCACAACCACCGTTGCCAATGGCGGGCAGATCAGTGCTGCTAGAGCATAA
- a CDS encoding IS630 family transposase (programmed frameshift) → MTRALSADLRRRTIAAVASGMTRRAAAVRFGVSSSSVIRWVAEWQASGRDHALKQGGDRRSHRIEAWSTFLLAAIETKADISLVELAETLAAEHGVRFAPSTIWRCLDRHDMTISKKTAHASEQTRPDVAQQREAWFDSQPDLDPTRLIFIDETAVSTKMARLRGRSQRGTRCRMSVPHGHWKTTTFIGGLRLSGMTAPMMLDGPMTGEWFAAYTRKVLVPTLSPGDVVILDNLPAHKGAVAREAVEAVGARLLFLPPYSPDFNPIENIFAKMKAWIRRVAPRTLDALQNTVCGAIDDISHRQAAACFTAAGYEPD, encoded by the exons ATGACCCGAGCCCTGTCTGCTGACCTTCGCCGCCGCACGATTGCGGCTGTTGCCTCTGGCATGACCCGTCGTGCGGCGGCGGTTCGTTTTGGTGTGTCTTCGTCGAGCGTTATCCGCTGGGTTGCTGAGTGGCAGGCCAGCGGTCGTGACCATGCGCTTAAACAGGGCGGCGATCGCCGTTCTCACCGGATTGAAGCGTGGTCAACCTTCCTGCTGGCCGCGATTGAAACAAAGGCCGATATTTCCCTTGTCGAACTGGCGGAGACACTTGCAGCGGAACACGGTGTCCGCTTTGCGCCGAGCACGATCTGGCGCTGTCTCGACCGTCACGACATGACCAT ATCAAAAAAAACGGCGCACGCCAGCGAGCAGACACGGCCCGACGTCGCACAGCAGCGCGAGGCCTGGTTTGACAGCCAGCCTGACCTTGATCCGACCCGTCTGATCTTCATCGACGAAACAGCCGTCTCAACGAAGATGGCTCGCCTGCGGGGGCGGTCACAACGGGGCACGCGCTGTCGGATGTCCGTGCCCCACGGGCACTGGAAAACCACGACGTTCATCGGCGGGCTGCGCCTCTCCGGCATGACAGCACCGATGATGCTGGACGGCCCAATGACCGGCGAATGGTTTGCCGCCTATACCCGCAAGGTGCTCGTTCCAACCTTATCACCGGGAGACGTCGTCATTCTGGACAATCTGCCCGCCCATAAAGGAGCCGTTGCCCGCGAGGCTGTGGAGGCAGTCGGCGCCAGGTTGTTGTTCCTGCCGCCCTACAGTCCTGATTTCAACCCGATCGAAAACATCTTCGCCAAAATGAAGGCGTGGATCAGACGGGTGGCACCGCGAACCCTCGACGCTCTTCAAAATACCGTCTGTGGAGCAATTGACGATATCTCTCATCGCCAGGCCGCCGCGTGCTTCACCGCCGCTGGATATGAACCAGACTGA